A stretch of Triticum aestivum cultivar Chinese Spring chromosome 1D, IWGSC CS RefSeq v2.1, whole genome shotgun sequence DNA encodes these proteins:
- the LOC123182616 gene encoding calcium-transporting ATPase 7, plasma membrane-type-like: MECADVLIAVSRRSTSPSTSSSWQPGRQWRKALTVIRTCHRLARLGILSAGVLPRRSNSSYVAIKIHHDGSDSDADAAAFSVAADDELFKGLVKEKRQDCFRRLGGGAGIAAALASHAERGIRGDGDDVRRRRESFGGNTYPKPRPKSFFSHVWDALKDVFLIVLLVCAVVSLGFGIKEHGLKDGWYDGVSIFLAVFLVAAVSAVSNHSQAKRFDKLASESDNIAVTVVRAGRRQEVSIFDILVGDVVILKIGDSVPADGVFLEGHGLQVDESSMTGEPHPIEIDAEKNPFLTGGVKIVDGYGRMLVTAVGTDTLWGEMMSSITKETAEPTPLQERLERLTSSIGKIGVAVAVLVFTVLTARHFTGSTKDDQGKPLFNKGHVTFDAVFSSLVVIFQQAVTIIVVAIPEGLPLAVTLTLAFSMKRMVKENALVRRLSACETMGSVTAICTDKTGTLTLNQMKVTEFWVGTDQPRGATAIAGSVVSLLCQGAGLNTTGSVYKPDNVSPPEITGSPTEKALLSWAVADLGMDADALKRSCKVLHVEAFNSDKKRSGVMIRDNVTGGVIAHWKGAAEMVLANCSMYVDTDGAARELGVEQRRNLEKVINDMAVGSLRCIAFAYKQVNSTTEQSKIDDDGLTLLGFVGLKDPCRPEVKAAIEACTKAGVAVKMVTGDNILTASAIAKECGIISSNDPSGIVIEGHEFRAMSPEQQLEIVDRIRVMARSLPLDKLALVQRLKQKGHVVAVTGDGTNDAPALKEADVGLSMGVQGTEVAKESSDIIILNDNFDTVVTATRWGRCVYNNIQKFIQFQLTVNVAALVINFVSAITTGKMPLTTVQLLWVNLIMDTMGALALATDTPTKALMDRPPIGRTAPLISNAMWRNLAAQAAFQIAVLLALQYRGRYVFGTDEKGNGTMIFNAFVLCQVFNEFNAREIEKKNVFAGVLKNMMFLVIIAVTLVLQVVMVEVLTRFAGTKRLGLGQWGVCLAIAAVSWPIGWAVKFIPVPDRTLHDILTRRKSS; the protein is encoded by the coding sequence ATGGAGTGCGCCGACGTCCTGATCGCCGTGAGCCGCCGGTCAACGTCGCCTTCCACGTCCTCCTCGTGGCAGCCGGGAAGGCAATGGCGCAAGGCGCTCACCGTCATCCGGACGTGCCACAGGCTGGCGCGCCTCGGCATTCTGTCCGCGGGCGTCCTGCCACGGAGGAGCAACTCCTCCTACGTCGCCATCAAGATCCACCACGACGGCAGCGactccgacgccgacgccgccgcattctccGTCGCCGCCGATGACGAGCTTTTCAAGGGCCTGGTCAAGGAGAAGCGCCAAGACTGCTTCCGCCGCCTCGGGGGTGGCGCCGGCATCGCGGCCGCGCTGGCGTCCCACGCCGAGCGCGGCatccgcggcgacggcgacgacgtgcGGCGCCGCAGGGAGTCGTTCGGCGGGAACACGTACCCCAAGCCCAGGCCCAAGAGCTTCTTCAGCCACGTCTGGGACGCGCTCAAGGACGTCTTCCTCATCGTGCTCCTCGTCTGCGCCGTCGTCTCCCTCGGCTTCGGCATCAAGGAGCACGGCCTCAAGGACGGCTGGTACGACGGTGTAAGTAtcttcctcgccgtcttcctcGTTGCTGCCGTGTCCGCCGTCAGCAACCACAGCCAGGCCAAGCGGTTCGACAAGCTGGCCAGTGAGTCCGACAACATCGCAGTCACCGTAGTCCGCGCCGGCCGGAGGCAGGAGGTCTCCATATTCGACATCCTCGTCGGCGACGTGGTGATACTCAAGATCGGGGACTCGGTGCCGGCGGACGGGGTTTTCTTGGAGGGTCACGGCCTGCAGGTGGACGAGTCGAGCATGACAGGCGAGCCCCACCCGATCGAGATCGATGCCGAGAAGAACCCCTTCCTCACCGGCGGCGTGAAGATCGTCGACGGCTACGGCCGAATGCTCGTGACCGCCGTCGGCACCGACACCTTGTGGGGCGAGATGATGAGCAGCATAACCAAGGAGACCGCCGAGCCAACGCCGCTCCAGGAGCGCCTCGAGCGCCTCACCTCAAGCATTGGCAAGATCGGCGTCGCCGTCGCGGTGCTCGTGTTCACCGTGCTCACCGCGCGCCACTTCACCGGCAGCACCAAGGACGACCAAGGGAAGCCGCTGTTCAACAAGGGCCACGTCACCTTCGACGCCGTCTTCAGCTCCCTCGTCGTCATCTTCCAGCAGGCCGTCACCATCATCGTCGTCGCCATCCCCGAGGGCCTCCCGCTCGCGGTGACGCTGACGCTCGCCTTCTCCATGAAGAGGATGGTGAAGGAGAACGCGCTGGTGCGCCGCCTGTCGGCGTGCGAGACAATGGGGTCGGTCACAGCCATCTGCACCGACAAGACCGGAACGCTGACGCTCAACCAGATGAAGGTGACCGAGTTTTGGGTCGGCACCGACCAGCCCAGAGGTGCCACGGCGATCGCCGGGAGCGTCGTCAGCTTGCTCTGCCAGGGAGCTGGGCTCAACACCACAGGAAGCGTTTACAAGCCGGACAACGTGTCGCCGCCGGAGATCACAGGCAGCCCGACGGAGAAGGCGCTGCTGTCGTGGGCCGTGGCGGACCTCGGCATGGACGCCGACGCGTTGAAGAGGAGCTGCAAGGTGCTGCACGTTGAGGCCTTCAACTCAGACAAGAAGCGCAGCGGCGTGATGATCAGGGACAATGTCACCGGCGGGGTGATCGCGCACTGGAAAGGCGCTGCGGAGATGGTGTTGGCGAACTGCTCGATGTACGTCGACACCGACGGAGCGGCGCGCGAACTCggagtggagcagaggaggaaccTTGAGAAGGTGATCAACGACATGGCGGTCGGCAGCCTCCGGTGCATCGCCTTCGCCTACAAGCAGGTCAACAGCACTACTGAGCAATCGAAGATCGACGACGATGGTCTGACGTTGCTGGGCTTCGTCGGGCTGAAAGACCCTTGCCGGCCAGAGGTCAAGGCAGCCATTGAAGCTTGCACGAAGGCGGGCGTCGCCGTCAAGATGGTCACCGGCGACAACATCCTCACGGCCAGCGCGATCGCCAAGGAGTGCGGCATCATATCCAGCAACGACCCCAGCGGCATCGTCATCGAGGGGCACGAGTTCCGCGCCATGTCGCCGGAGCAGCAGCTGGAGATCGTGGACAGGATCCGCGTCATGGCGCGGTCCCTGCCGCTGGACAAGCTGGCGCTGGTGCAGCGGCTGAAGCAGAAGGGCCACGTGGTGGCCGTGACCGGCGACGGCACCAACGACGCGCCGGCGCTCAAGGAGGCGGACGTGGGGCTGTCCATGGGCGTCCAGGGCACCGAGGTGGCCAAGGAGAGCTCCGACATCATCATCCTCAACGACAACTTCGACACGGTGGTGACGGCCACGCGGTGGGGGCGCTGCGTCTACAACAACATCCAGAAGTTCATCCAGTTCCAGCTCACCGTCAACGTGGCGGCCCTCGTCATCAACTTCGTGTCCGCGATCACCACGGGCAAGATGCCGCTCACCACCGTGCAGCTCCTGTGGGTGAACCTCATCATGGACACCATGGGCGCGCTGGCGCTCGCCACGGACACGCCCACCAAGGCGCTCATGGACCGGCCGCCCATCGGCCGCACGGCGCCGCTCATCAGCAACGCCATGTGGCGCAACCTCGCCGCGCAGGCGGCGTTCCAGATCGCCGTCCTGCTGGCGCTGCAGTACCGGGGGCGGTACGTCTTCGGCACCGACGAGAAGGGCAacggcaccatgatcttcaacgccttcgtgctctgccaggtgttcaacGAGTTCAACGCGCGGGAGATCGAGAAGAAGAACGTGTTCGCCGGGGTGCTCAAGAACATGATGTTCCTCGTCATCATCGCCGTCACGCTCGTCCTGCAGGTGGTCATGGTGGAGGTGCTCACCAGGTTCGCCGGCACCAAGAGGCTGGGGCTGGGCCAGTGGGGCGTCTGCCTCGCCATCGCCGCCGTGTCGTGGCCCATCGGCTGGGCCGTCAAGTTCATCCCCGTGCCGGACCGGACTCTCCATGACATCCTCACACGCCGGAAATCCTCATGA